A single genomic interval of Silene latifolia isolate original U9 population unplaced genomic scaffold, ASM4854445v1 scaffold_144, whole genome shotgun sequence harbors:
- the LOC141637789 gene encoding squamosa promoter-binding-like protein 16 — MGFDLKTTCCELAELNKRGVATISSIFGFSTIEQQKANGESLVDLKLGRLGDFQVGLPNSSENHKPFLMDPFSSPAGSSKRARTPSSGQMVSCLVDGCNADLSKCRDYHRRHKVCEMHSKTSRVTIGGHEQRFCQQCSRFHSLEEFDEGKRSCRKRLEGHNRRRRKPQPEPLLVNRGNFLSASQGSRFLPFSSQPVIPVTSMLNTLWSEAVKSESNPTLYNSSYSNEYRGRQFPFIQVPDSPLTGPSSATQTLPVGSHKMLGYTGINQVIDSHRALSLLSSSTTETSDMGMGRIIHPSPTIPARPTLSSMHLDGFAPYAGSHTPGFQGQSGDSALSSNYNVKENVFHSGPDGTSATTASGSSYQTLSFSWE, encoded by the exons ATGGGCTTTGATCTCAAGACGACTTGCTGCGAGTTGGCTGAGTTAAATAAGAGAGGGGTAGCCACTATTTCATCCATTTTTGGATTCAGTACCATTGAACAGCAGAAGGCAAACGGGGAGAGCCTTGTGGATTTAAAACTTGGTAGATTAGGCGATTTCCAAGTAGGGTTGCCAAACAGCTCCGAAAATCATAAGCCTTTTCTTATGGACCCATTTTCATCGCCAGCAGGATCATCTAAAAGGGCACGAACCCCCAGTAGCGGGCAGATGGTTTCGTGCTTGGTTGATGGATGTAATGCAGATCTTAGTAAATGCCGGGACTACCATCGACGCCACAAAGTTTGTGAAATGCACTCCAAGACTTCAAGGGTTACCATTGGAGGTCATGAACAACGCTTCTGTCAGCAATGCAGCAG GTTTCATTCATTGGAAGAATTCGATGAAGGGAAACGAAGTTGTCGAAAACGTCTTGAGGGACACAATCGGCGTAGAAGAAAACCTCAGCCGGAACCTCTTCTGGTGAATCGTGGAAATTTCCTTTCTGCTAGCCAAG GTAGTAGATTTTTGCCATTCAGCAGCCAACCAGTGATTCCAGTTACTTCAATGCTAAACACTTTGTGGTCCGAAGCTGTTAAATCGGAGAGCAATCCGACACTATACAACAGCTCTTATTCTAATGAGTATAGAGGAAGGCAGTTCCCATTCATCCAAGTGCCGGATTCTCCTCTAACTGGACCTTCTTCGGCCACCCAAACGCTCCCTGTTGGGAGCCACAAAATGTTGGGCTACACTGGAATTAATCAAGTGATTGATTCACATCGTGCTCTCTCTCTTCTGTCATCGTCAACTACTGAAACATCTGATATGGGTATGGGGCGGATCATCCATCCCAGTCCAACAATTCCCGCTCGGCCCACACTGTCCAGCATGCATCTTGACGGGTTTGCCCCTTACGCAGGCTCTCATACTCCGGGATTTCAAGGTCAATCTGGAGATTCTGCACTGAGTAGCAATTACAATGTTAAAGAGAACGTGTTTCATAGTGGACCAGATGGAACTTCTGCAACTACTGCAAGTGGAAGCAGCTATCAGACACTTTCGTTTTCTTGGGAGTAG
- the LOC141637771 gene encoding uncharacterized protein LOC141637771 — protein METTTNSIFSSSRTNSASSSSNNNFPFSFSHASTDHHFNSSFDDIDYDHYYDVNQSEPLINGMIMIPDDDHQKHQVEYEPTLVVQSPPPLPLPLMVKCKNNNQANNEDDNNNEKRVIIVNKKMSDVNNNNKRKNNNGSVSSEKKMKKHRYAFQTRSQVDILDDGYRWRKYGQKAVKNNNFPRSYYRCTHEGCNVKKQVQRLSKDEGVVVTTYEGMHSHSMHTPTDNFEHILSQMQIYTSFQ, from the exons ATGGAAACTACCACTAACTCCATATTTTCCTCTTCTAGAACTAACTCGGCTTCTTCTTCATCTAATAACAATTTCCCTTTTTCATTTAGCCACGCGTCGACCGACCACCATTTCAATAGCAGTTTTGATGATATAGATTATGATCATTATTACGATGTCAACCAATCTGAGCCGTTGATTAATGGGATGATCATGATACCGGATGATGATCATCAGAAGCATCAAGTGGAGTATGAGCCGACTTTAGTAGTTCAATCTCCGCCGCCGTTGCCGTTGCCGTTGATGGTTAAATGTAAGAATAATAATCAAGCTAATAATGaggatgataataataatgaaaagagggtgattattgtgaatAAAAAGATGAGtgatgttaataataataataagaggaAGAATAATAATGGTTCAGTATCGTcggagaagaagatgaagaagcatAGATATGCTTTTCAAACGAGGAGCCAAGTTGATATTCTTGATGATGGCTATAGATGGCGCAAATATGGTCAAAAGGCCGTCAAAAATAACAACTTTCCTAG AAGCTATTATCGGTGTACACATGAAGGGTGCAACGTGAAGAAACAAGTACAAAGATTATCAAAAGATGAAGGAGTGGTGGTGACAACTTACGAAGGAATGCATTCACATTCAATGCATACGCCTACTGATAACTTTGAACATATCTTAAGTCAAATGCAAATCTATACTTCTTTTCAATGA
- the LOC141637790 gene encoding uncharacterized protein LOC141637790: protein MALPLGKLTILIGAGLLGSVLAKEGRVPGVSDVLSGALKVVLKPLKQNDSAPATSRPRNNALIAQVNSLRQELQLLASSRSVTIVTSSRTGGRRVGVIIVIVVIGYGYVWWKGWKLHDFMFATKRSFNDARNSVDNQLSDVSHSLEVTEEDLSSQIDESSSKLDEIVECTTSTRDEVVVVSGQMIKMNELFQAVSNRVHTLVQKFSKIQIKQDETKDGVGKLLLCTLDEDNRLNDLIQDSSPDASRPALEHPRVALEHSRVAVPSRTVSLPAALPSVPSPSTSNRSSEINGHMGDNVSAVENASSPSISNGNHATSQPVRSAAVENGSRVQSESPTDTVPAVENASSPSVSNGNHVTPQPVRNGGFLSRWFSFSDN from the exons ATGGCTCTCCCCCTCGGAAAACTCACTATCCTTATTGGCGCcg GTCTCCTAGGTTCCGTTTTGGCTAAAGAAGGACGCGTTCCAGGTGTTTCTGATGTTCTTTCAGGCGCGTTAAAG GTTGTTCTCAAGCCCTTAAAACAAAATGATTCAGCTCCTGCAACTAGTAGACCAAGAAATAACGCTTTGATCGCTCAG GTGAATAGTTTAAGGCAGGAATTGCAGCTTCTTGCATCAAGCCGATCAGTGACTATTGTGACGTCAAGCAGAACAG gtgGCCGACGAGTTGGTGTAATCATTGTTATTGTAGTTATTGGGTATGGATATGTCTGGTGGAAG GGGTGGAAACTTCATGATTTCATGTTTGCCACCAAGCGCAGCTTCAATGATGCCAGGAATTCTGTGGATAATCAGCTATCTGATGTTTCTCACTCTCTTGAG GTAACAGAGGAAGATCTATCTTCCCAAATTGACGAGTCAAGTAGTAAACTCGATGAAATTGTAGAATGTACTACTTCTACTAGAGACGAG GTTGTTGTTGTAAGCGgacaaatgataaaaatgaacgaGTTGTTCCAAGCTGTCAGCAATAGAGTCCACACTTTG GTccaaaagttcagcaaaattcaAATAAAGCAG GACGAGACAAAGGATGGAGTCGGAAAATTGTTACTTTGTACTCTGGATGAAGACAACCGATTAAATGATCTTATTCAG GATTCCTCGCCTGATGCATCTAGACCCGCTCTTGAACATCCACGAGTTGCTCTTGAACATTCACGAGTTGCAGTTCCCTCAAGG ACTGTATCTTTGCCTGCTGCTTTACCCTCGGTACCCTCTCCTTCAACTTCCAACAGATCCAGTgag ATAAATGGTCACATGGGGGATAATGTATCTGCTGTGGAAAACGCTTCCAGTCCGAGTATCTCCAACGGAAATCATGCGACATCTCAGCCAGTCAGAAGTGCTGCTGTGGAAAACGGTTCCAGGGTCCAGTCCGAGTCTCCAACGGATACAGTACCTGCTGTGGAAAACGCTTCCAGTCCAAGTGTCTCCAACGGAAATCACGTGACACCTCAGCCAGTCAGAAATGGTGGTTTTCTCTCTCGCTGGTTTTCTTTCTCGGACAATTAG
- the LOC141637809 gene encoding protein LAZY 1-like isoform X2 — translation MKLLTWMHRKFKQGQPLLDHPNFYHKQNHCNETWRQVHRDGQPQLSFTNHETPNFTDFEERESMEFSDLFQGFLTIGTLGTEAGFTEPETPNFDVSFNRLAEEEHEVTENELRIINDELEKVLAAEAKDDGWTDSSSRNSHVSNGRISHASTITLSGKPLEIPESTNLNCPLQEYLLGSAVEMPEKAAVPKKENRTSLGELFEKQKAEEISVSKPKKGEKREDKETEKTGMNLMKKIPKKKIPSAASKNSAAAETKLFKILHKFHRKVHPECLITATEKPDKSHKMRFKDMIPCNAGYYKNKHTFSDEDISNLSQKARRMAHMRVNNNSHTSSSEFNVDATNSNGSRECWIKTDADYLVLEL, via the exons GGCAGCCATTGCTTGACCATCCTAACTTCTATCACAAGCAAAACCACTGCAATGAAACTTGGAGACAAGTTCACAGAGATGGCCAACCTCAACTATCATTTACCAATCATGAAACACCAAACTTCACAGACTTCGAAGAGAGGGAGTCAATGGAGTTTTCTGATCTTTTTCAAGGATTTTTAACAATTGGTACCCTTGGAACAGAAGCAGGCTTCACGGAGCCAGAGACGCCCAATTTTGATGTGTCTTTCAACAGACTTGCAGAAGAAGAGCATGAAGTGACAGAGAATGAACTGAGGATCATCAACGATGAGCTCGAGAAGGTGCTTGCAGCTGAAGCTAAAGATGATGGTTGGACAGACTCCTCCAGCCGAAACAGTCATGTTAGCAACGGCAGAATTAGTCATGCAAGCACCATAACTCTGAGTGGCAAGCCACTGGAAATTCCAGAAAGCACAAATCTAAACTGTCCACTTCAGGAGTATTTATTGGGATCGGCTGTCGAAATGCCAGAAAAGGCAGCGGTGCCAAAAAAGGAGAACAGGACATCTTTAGGTGAATTATTTGAGAAGCAAAAGGCAGAAGAGATTTCTGTAAGCAAGCCTAAAAAGGGGGAGAAACGGGAAGACAAAGAGACTGAAAAAACAGGTATGAATCTCATGAAAAAGATACCGAAGAAGAAAATTCCCAGTGCAGCTTCTAAGAATTCAGCAGCTGCCGAAACAAAATTATTCAAG ATCCTGCACAAATTTCATAGGAAAGTCCATCCAGAATGCTTGATAACAGCTACTGAAAAGCCAGACAAGTCACACAAGATGAGATTCAAGGACATGATACCCTGCAATGCCGGCTATTACAAGAACAAACATACCTTCTCTGACGAGGACATCTCTAATCTCTCCCAGAAAGCTCGCCGTATGGCCCACATGCGAGTTAACAACAACAGTCACACCAGCTCATCCGAATTCAATGTGGATGCTACTAATTCAAATGGGAGCAGGGAGTGCTGGATCAAAACTGATGCAGATT ACCTTGTTTTAGAGCTCTAG
- the LOC141637809 gene encoding protein LAZY 1-like isoform X1 → MKLLTWMHRKFKQGSTETLTDFPIGQPLLDHPNFYHKQNHCNETWRQVHRDGQPQLSFTNHETPNFTDFEERESMEFSDLFQGFLTIGTLGTEAGFTEPETPNFDVSFNRLAEEEHEVTENELRIINDELEKVLAAEAKDDGWTDSSSRNSHVSNGRISHASTITLSGKPLEIPESTNLNCPLQEYLLGSAVEMPEKAAVPKKENRTSLGELFEKQKAEEISVSKPKKGEKREDKETEKTGMNLMKKIPKKKIPSAASKNSAAAETKLFKILHKFHRKVHPECLITATEKPDKSHKMRFKDMIPCNAGYYKNKHTFSDEDISNLSQKARRMAHMRVNNNSHTSSSEFNVDATNSNGSRECWIKTDADYLVLEL, encoded by the exons GGCAGCCATTGCTTGACCATCCTAACTTCTATCACAAGCAAAACCACTGCAATGAAACTTGGAGACAAGTTCACAGAGATGGCCAACCTCAACTATCATTTACCAATCATGAAACACCAAACTTCACAGACTTCGAAGAGAGGGAGTCAATGGAGTTTTCTGATCTTTTTCAAGGATTTTTAACAATTGGTACCCTTGGAACAGAAGCAGGCTTCACGGAGCCAGAGACGCCCAATTTTGATGTGTCTTTCAACAGACTTGCAGAAGAAGAGCATGAAGTGACAGAGAATGAACTGAGGATCATCAACGATGAGCTCGAGAAGGTGCTTGCAGCTGAAGCTAAAGATGATGGTTGGACAGACTCCTCCAGCCGAAACAGTCATGTTAGCAACGGCAGAATTAGTCATGCAAGCACCATAACTCTGAGTGGCAAGCCACTGGAAATTCCAGAAAGCACAAATCTAAACTGTCCACTTCAGGAGTATTTATTGGGATCGGCTGTCGAAATGCCAGAAAAGGCAGCGGTGCCAAAAAAGGAGAACAGGACATCTTTAGGTGAATTATTTGAGAAGCAAAAGGCAGAAGAGATTTCTGTAAGCAAGCCTAAAAAGGGGGAGAAACGGGAAGACAAAGAGACTGAAAAAACAGGTATGAATCTCATGAAAAAGATACCGAAGAAGAAAATTCCCAGTGCAGCTTCTAAGAATTCAGCAGCTGCCGAAACAAAATTATTCAAG ATCCTGCACAAATTTCATAGGAAAGTCCATCCAGAATGCTTGATAACAGCTACTGAAAAGCCAGACAAGTCACACAAGATGAGATTCAAGGACATGATACCCTGCAATGCCGGCTATTACAAGAACAAACATACCTTCTCTGACGAGGACATCTCTAATCTCTCCCAGAAAGCTCGCCGTATGGCCCACATGCGAGTTAACAACAACAGTCACACCAGCTCATCCGAATTCAATGTGGATGCTACTAATTCAAATGGGAGCAGGGAGTGCTGGATCAAAACTGATGCAGATT ACCTTGTTTTAGAGCTCTAG